The Thermococcus sp. DNA window AAGTTTCATCCATGATCTTTGAACTGTCGGGGGATGAAGTCACCGTGAAAAAAGGAGGTGAGGTCTTTGCCGCTGATGGGCGAGATGGTTCTACTGATAGACCCGCGGGGAAAACGCTACCTCGTGAGGGTTGAGGAGAGGGAGTTTCACACTGACCTGGGAATTCTAAAGCTTGGGGAACTCACTGCGAAGGACTACGGCGAGAGCATAAAAACGCACAAAGGGAAGGAGTTCAGGATCCTGCGTCCCACCGTGAGGGACTACATCGAGAAGATGAAACGCGGGCCGCAGATAGTTCATCCCAAGGACGCTGGCCTAATCATAGCCTACGCCGGCATCTCTCCCGGCGATACGGTGGTAGAGGCCGGCGTTGGGAGCGGCGCGCTCACGATATTCCTCGCCAACGCCGTTGGACCAAACGGAAGGGTCATCAGCTACGAACTGCGTGAGGACTTTGCCAGAATCGCCCAAAGGAACATCGAGGGGATAGGCTTCGATGACAGAGTAACCATAAAGCTCAAGGACATCTACGAAGGCATAGAGGAAGAGTACGCCGACCACATAGTCCTCGACCTGCCCCAGCCAGAGAATGTCCTTCCCCACGCTGTTGAGGTTCTCAGACCCGGCGGCTACTTCGTGGCCTACACCCCATGCGCCAATCAAGTTCACCGGTTCTTCCAGGCGTTTCAGGAGTACCGGGAGCACTTCTACAAACCGAGGGTCGTCGAGGTCTTAGTAAGAGAGCAAGAAGTAAAGAAGGAATGCATAAGACCCAGAACAACAATGCTGGCCCACACGGGCTACATAACGTTTCTCAGGAAGCTGTAACCTCTTTTTCGTCTCCATCCATGTAAGTCATATAAGCTAGGGCGCCGAACAGAAGCAGACCGCCGACCGCCTGTACAGAGGGATCACCCGGCAGTTTCCTAAGCTCGGGGAAACGCCCGTAGAAGAGTGGCCAGAACAGGGCCACACTGCTCAGCACGATGGAAGCGTAGTAAACCACGGTTCGCATTTTCCTTCACCTCATTAATCCACAGCCAAGCAATTCTTAACATTTTTCATGGTCCGCCGAGTACCAAACCTTTAGTTACCAACATATTTATAAGCACTCAAGGTTGCAAACCTTCAGATGACCAAGTTTGAACCTGCGTACGGAGGTGTTCATTGTGCCATACAAGATAATTGAAAAGAAAGAGCTCTCCATGAGGAACATACTGTACAAGGTCCACGCGCCCCACGTGGCCAAGAAGGTCCAGCCGGGACAGTTTGTCATAGTCAGGGCCTTCAAGAACGGGGAGAGGATTCCCCTAACACCCGTCATGTGGGACAGGGATGAAGGCTGGATCGTGCTCGTGACGTTCATCAGGGGAAGGACCACCATGAGGATGGCCAACGAGCTGAAACCGGGCGATGAGATGCTGAACATCGCCGGCCCGCTCGGAAACCCGGCCGAGATGGAGAAGTTCGGGAAGATACTGGCCATCGGTGCCTACACCGGAATAGTCGAGGTTTACCCGATAGCCAGGGCCTGGCAGGAACTCGGGAACGATGTGACAACGCTCCACGTCACCTTCGAGCCGATGGTCGTCCTCAAGGACGAGCTGGAGAAGGCCGTCGGCAGGCACATCCTTGAGACCGTCCCGATAGACCCGAACCTCGACTTCCCGACCAACATGAAGAACGTCACCAGGAGGCTCGTCGAGAAGGTGCGCGAGATGCTTGAGAAGGAAGAGTACGACACGGTCTTCATGGTCGGCCCCGCCGGGGACCAGAGGGCCGTTTTCAACGTGGTCAAGGAGTTCGGTATTCCCATGAAGTCCGACCTCCACCCGATAATGGTGGACGGAACCGGAATGTGCGGCGCCTGCCGTGTCACCGTCGGCGGCGAGGTTAAGTTCGCCTGCATAGACGGGCCGGAGTTCGACGCGTACCAGGTGAACTGGGACGAACTCATAGCGAGGAGCGGCTACTACACGGATATGGAGCAGAGGGCCATGCAGGGGTACATGAAGGCCCTCCAGGGGGGTGAGCAGTAATGGCGGTTAGAAGGAGGATCATCAGGGAGAGGATTCCGACGCCGGAGAGGCCGGCCCAGGAGAGGGTCAAGAGCTTCGTTGAAGTCAACCTCGGCTACACGTTTGAACTCGCCACAAAAGAGGCCGAACGCTGCCTCCAGTGTCCCTACGACTACGCACCCTGTATAAAGGGTTGCCCCGTCCACATCAACATCCCGGGCTTCATAAGTAAGCTCGTCCAGTACCGCGACGACCCTGACAAGGCCGTTAAAGAAGCCTTAAACGTCATCTGGGCCTGCAACTCTCTGCCAGCAACCACCGGCCGTGTCTGCCCGCAGGAGGACCAGTGTGAGATGAACTGTGTCATGGGTAAGGTCGGTGACAAGATAAACATCGGAAAGCTCGAACGCTTCGTGGCCGACTACGCCCGCGAAAAAGGCATAGACGAGGAGCTCCTCTTTGAGATAATCCCTAAGATCGAGAAGAAAGGCCAGAGTGTGGCCATCATCGGAGCCGGACCGGCAGGACTCACCGCCGCCGGAGAGCTTGCAAAGCTCGGCTACGACGTTACCATCTACGAGGCCCTTCATGAGGCGGGCGGAGTGCTCATGTACGGCATCCCAGAGTTCAGACTGCCCAAGGATATAGTCGAGAAGGAGATCGACAAGCTCCTGAAGCTCGGCGTTAAGATACTCACCGACCACATAGTTGGGAGGACCGTCACCGTCGAGGAGCTCCTGGAAGAGTACGACGCCGTCTTCATAGGCTCCGGCGCAGGAACCCCGAGGCTCATCAACGCGCCCGGCATAAACCTCAACGGAATCTACACGGCAAACGAGTTCCTCACGCGCGTTAACCTCATGAAGGCCTACCTCTTCCCGGAGTACGACACACCCGTCAAGGTCGGCAAGAAGGTCGTCGTCATCGGTGCCGGAAACACCGCCATGGACGCCGCAAGGAGCGCGAGGCGCTTCGGTGCCGAAGTCACCATCGCCTACCGCCGCGGCCCGGAGGACGTATCCGCCAGAGTCGAGGAGGTCCACCACGCCAAGGAAGAGGGAGTAAAGTTCAAGTTCTTCCTCAACCCCGTGGAGTTCATCGGGGATGAAAAGGGTAACCTCAAAGCCATTAAGTTCGAGAAGATGAAGGCCCTCGACGAGCGCGACAAACGGGGAAAAAGAAAGATCATCGGAACAGGGGAATACGTGACAATAGAGGCCGAGACGGTAGTCATAGCCATCGGAAAGCACCCGAACAGACTCATCGTTAACACGCCCGGCTTAAAGGTAGAGCGCGGAAGGATAATCGTTGATGACAACCTCATGACCAGTATCCCGGGAGTCTTCGCCGGCGGAGACGCAATAAGGGGTGAGGCAACCGTTATCCTAGCCATGGGCGACGGGAGGATGGCCGCAAAGGCCATACACGAGTACCTCACAAAGAAGAGGGAAGACAACGTCTGATGCCCTTTGCACTTATTTTATATTAGTTATTTTGAATTCTGTATTTTGAACACAGAGTAAAAGAACAAGAATCAGCGGATTATCTCATAGCTGTAGGTCAACTTGGCCCCGCTCAACTTCACGTGCGCGGAGGCGGAGCAGTACTTGTCCTGGCTGAGCTCTATGGCCCGTCTAACCTTCTCCTCAGAGACATCGCCGTGTACCCTGTAATGGATGTGGATCCTCTTGTAAATCCTGGGATGTTCATCACGCCTCTCGCCGCTTATCTCCACTTCCAGCCCCGATATCTGCTCCCGCATCTTCTGCAGTATCATGACAACGTCGTACGCGGTGCAACCGGCGACGCTCAAAAGCAGGAGCTTCATGGGGCTTATACCCCCCTCCCCAAGGATAACAGAGCATTTGTCCTCCTCAATCCTCCCAACGAACTGCATATCTTTAAACCATTCCACCCTACCCCTGACCTCTCCTGTCATTCTAACCCCCTGACATACTCAAGAAAAGGGTTTAAATGAGTTTTGAAAACTTAACACATGTACCTCAGGCCCTTTGACCCCTGGAAGTCAAGGCTCTGCACATGTCCCTCCAAGTATACCCTCAACGTCTACACCGGCTGCGATCACGCCTGCGTTTATTGCTACATCACCTCATACATTCCCAAGGCATTCCACGTGAGGACCAAGGATGGTCTACTGCCGGCGTTGGAGAGGGAATTGAGGAGGCTGGATAAAAGGTACATCGTGGCGCTGTCCTATTCGTCGGATCCATACCCGACGATAGAGCGGGAGCTGGGCATAACCAGGGAGGTTCTTGAGCTGTTAAAGCGCTACAACGCCCGCTGTCTTCTCCTGACCAAATCCGACATCTTCGAGAGGGACCTCGACCTCCTGGGCGAAATGAAGTGCGCCGTTGGAATAACGGTAACCACCGTAGATGAAAAGAAGTCGAGGCTTCTTGAGCCAAACGCCCCATCACCCATGGAGAGAATCCAAGCACTGAAGAAAGCGAGAGAGGCAGGCATTCCAGTCTACGCACGGATAGATCCGATAATCCCGTTCTACACCTGGGAAGATTTTGGGGTGACCCTCAGCGCCCTGAAGTTCGTCAGCCATATAACGGTATCAACGCTGAAGCTGAGGAGGGACATCAGAAAAAGGATGGAGGCCAAGTTCCCGGAGCTCATGGAGAAGCTAAACCCCCTCTACGAAAAGGGAGACCGGATGGGAGAATACAGGTACCTTCCCAGGGAGCTGCGATTTCAGATTCTGAATGAGGCAGAGAGAATGATAAAGAACGCCGGGATTACGTTTGGCTCATGTCGGGAGGGGTATCATTCGTATCCGAGCTGTGACGGTTCCCATTTAGTTCCTCCCTGACCTCCGCCTCGATCTCTCTCCGGCTGAGCTCCAGTTTCTCGGAGCGATAATCCCGGGCTGCCCGGACGAACGCCTCAAAAAGAACATCCATCTCGGGGAGGTACTCGGCCTGCCACTGAAGTCCGATCACGAAGTTTCCCTCCCCCTCAATGGCCTCGGTGAGGCCGTCATCTGCGTACGCGACCGGCTTCAGCCCATCCCCAACACGCTTCACGGCCTGATGGTGGAAGCTGTTGACGCGCATGAACACCTCGTTGGTACCCCCTATATCCAGAACCTCCTTGAGGAGCTCGTAGAGCATTGAGCTGGTCTTTATTCTAAGTCCATGAACGCGCTGGCGTGGATCCATGCTATCAGGATCCCAGTCGTGCTTTATAGCCTTCGGAATCTCCCTGACGTCCTGATAGAGGGTTCCGCCGAGTGCGACGTTTATCACCTGCATCCCCCTGCCGATCCCGAGAAGGGGAATCCCCTCCTCCACGGCCAGCCTAACGAGTCGAATCTCAAACTCATCCCTGGCGACGTCAACGTATTTTATCGACTCAGAGGGGTCCTCCCCGTAGGCCCTGGGGTGCACATCCGGCCCCTCTATGAGAAGAATGCCGTCCACGTGTTTCAGAACGTCCTCGGGACTGCCATTAACACCGAAGACGGAGGGCAAACCGCCCGCAGAGATGACGTTGCGGAGATGGGTACTATCAAGAAAGAGTCTCCCGGTGGAGTAGTCCATTCTGCCAACGATCCCAATTAAAGGCCGCACCTTGACCACCCATCAAAAGTCGGATGGAAGCATAAAAAGCTTTCCAAGCAACGTACGTTGAAAGGATAACAAAAGGGAAAGGGGCCTTCAGGTCCTTAGGGCCTTTATCTCCGCCTCAAGAACTTCCGCAAGCCGCTTAATCCCCTCGCGTATCTTCTCCTCCGGCACGTAGGTGAAGTTGAGCCTCATCGCGTTCTTGACATCGCGGTGGACGAAGAACGCTTCACCAGGCACGTAAGCAACGCCCTTTGAGACGGCCTTCTCCATGAGGAGTTTCGTGTCTATCCCCTCCGGGAGGGTTGCCCAGACGAACATTCCACCCTCTGGCTTCGTCCATCTGACCCCCTCAGGCATGTACTCCTCAAGAGCCTCAAGCATGGCGTCCCTTCTCGGTTTGTAGAAGTTCACTATCTCCGGGATGTGCCTGTCGAGGTGCCCTTCCTCAACGTACTTCCAGGCGATAGCCTGCCCGAGTGTGTTGGTGCACAGGTCAATGCTCTGCTTGGCTATCTCCATCTTCCGTATAAGATGTGGATGAGCCGCAATCCATCCTATCCTCATCCCAGGGGCCAGTATCTTGGAGAAGGTCCCGAGGTAGATCACCCTGCCCTCCTCATCGAAGTGCTTGATCGGCGGAACCGGTTCACCAGAGTACCTGAGCTCACTGTAGGGACCATCCTCAACCAAGATGAAGTCGTACTCACTGGCGAGCTCTATCAGCTTCTTCCTTCTCTTGAGAGCCATCGTGACACCCGCAGGGTTCTGGAAGGTGGAAACGGTATAGACGAGCTTTACCCTCTTCCCCTTCCGTTCGAGCTCCTCCAGCTTCTCCTCAAGGGCGTCAACGCGCATGCCTTCATCATCCATGGGAACGCCCATCATCTCGGGGTCGTAGTAGTTGAAGGCCTGTATAGCGGCCAGGTAAGTCGGGGCCTCGACGAGTATTACGTCACCTGGGTTTATGAACGTCCTGCCGATAAGGTCCAGGGCCTGCTGAGAACCGGCGACGATCATTATCTCGACCTTGCTCATTGGAATCCCGTAGCGTTTCTCCATCCACCGAGCAAGGGCGAGGCGAAGGGGTGTAAAACCCTTGGTGGTGCCGTACTGGAGGGCCTTGTCGGCGTGGTTCTCCAGAACGTCAACGGCGATCCCCTTGATGACGTCCACTGGAAAGGTCTCAGGGGCGGGGAGGCCCCCTGCGAGGCTTATAACGTCGGAGGATTCGACGAGCTTCAAAAGTTCCCTAACCTCAGACGCCTTCATGCCCAGTGCCTTTTCTGAGAAGAACGACTCAAAGTTCAATGATCCCGAACCCAGCTTTTTCATCAGCTTTTCCTCCACTTCTATCCCCCCATTAAAATGAACACTTCTGAACACGTCCTCAATTCTATACATCATTAGGATGGCGGCGATTGGTTATAAATCTTTCTGCAATAAGCGTTAGCCGCCTTTACTTTTGTAAAGAAAGCCGTGTGAAGCTCAAATGAACATCAAGGCTCTTTATAATGCACCAGTGACCATAAAAACATCTATAAACCCTCCCGCCATAACGGGTTATTACGTGGAGGTGTTAGTGATGACTGTAGTGAGAGAGGTCCTCGAGATAGCGGAGGAGATCCGGAACATGAAGATAAGGGGAGCGGGGAAGATAGCGCGCTCCGCCGCCTATGCCCTCCAGATCCAGGCGGAGAAGAGCAGTGCCACGAACACGGAC harbors:
- a CDS encoding PLP-dependent aminotransferase family protein, whose amino-acid sequence is MEEKLMKKLGSGSLNFESFFSEKALGMKASEVRELLKLVESSDVISLAGGLPAPETFPVDVIKGIAVDVLENHADKALQYGTTKGFTPLRLALARWMEKRYGIPMSKVEIMIVAGSQQALDLIGRTFINPGDVILVEAPTYLAAIQAFNYYDPEMMGVPMDDEGMRVDALEEKLEELERKGKRVKLVYTVSTFQNPAGVTMALKRRKKLIELASEYDFILVEDGPYSELRYSGEPVPPIKHFDEEGRVIYLGTFSKILAPGMRIGWIAAHPHLIRKMEIAKQSIDLCTNTLGQAIAWKYVEEGHLDRHIPEIVNFYKPRRDAMLEALEEYMPEGVRWTKPEGGMFVWATLPEGIDTKLLMEKAVSKGVAYVPGEAFFVHRDVKNAMRLNFTYVPEEKIREGIKRLAEVLEAEIKALRT
- a CDS encoding gamma-glutamyl-gamma-aminobutyrate hydrolase family protein, whose protein sequence is MVKVRPLIGIVGRMDYSTGRLFLDSTHLRNVISAGGLPSVFGVNGSPEDVLKHVDGILLIEGPDVHPRAYGEDPSESIKYVDVARDEFEIRLVRLAVEEGIPLLGIGRGMQVINVALGGTLYQDVREIPKAIKHDWDPDSMDPRQRVHGLRIKTSSMLYELLKEVLDIGGTNEVFMRVNSFHHQAVKRVGDGLKPVAYADDGLTEAIEGEGNFVIGLQWQAEYLPEMDVLFEAFVRAARDYRSEKLELSRREIEAEVREELNGNRHSSDTNDTPPDMSQT
- a CDS encoding OsmC family protein, which codes for MTGEVRGRVEWFKDMQFVGRIEEDKCSVILGEGGISPMKLLLLSVAGCTAYDVVMILQKMREQISGLEVEISGERRDEHPRIYKRIHIHYRVHGDVSEEKVRRAIELSQDKYCSASAHVKLSGAKLTYSYEIIR
- the gltA gene encoding NADPH-dependent glutamate synthase yields the protein MAVRRRIIRERIPTPERPAQERVKSFVEVNLGYTFELATKEAERCLQCPYDYAPCIKGCPVHINIPGFISKLVQYRDDPDKAVKEALNVIWACNSLPATTGRVCPQEDQCEMNCVMGKVGDKINIGKLERFVADYAREKGIDEELLFEIIPKIEKKGQSVAIIGAGPAGLTAAGELAKLGYDVTIYEALHEAGGVLMYGIPEFRLPKDIVEKEIDKLLKLGVKILTDHIVGRTVTVEELLEEYDAVFIGSGAGTPRLINAPGINLNGIYTANEFLTRVNLMKAYLFPEYDTPVKVGKKVVVIGAGNTAMDAARSARRFGAEVTIAYRRGPEDVSARVEEVHHAKEEGVKFKFFLNPVEFIGDEKGNLKAIKFEKMKALDERDKRGKRKIIGTGEYVTIEAETVVIAIGKHPNRLIVNTPGLKVERGRIIVDDNLMTSIPGVFAGGDAIRGEATVILAMGDGRMAAKAIHEYLTKKREDNV
- a CDS encoding radical SAM protein — its product is MYLRPFDPWKSRLCTCPSKYTLNVYTGCDHACVYCYITSYIPKAFHVRTKDGLLPALERELRRLDKRYIVALSYSSDPYPTIERELGITREVLELLKRYNARCLLLTKSDIFERDLDLLGEMKCAVGITVTTVDEKKSRLLEPNAPSPMERIQALKKAREAGIPVYARIDPIIPFYTWEDFGVTLSALKFVSHITVSTLKLRRDIRKRMEAKFPELMEKLNPLYEKGDRMGEYRYLPRELRFQILNEAERMIKNAGITFGSCREGYHSYPSCDGSHLVPP
- a CDS encoding tRNA (adenine-N1)-methyltransferase, with translation MPLMGEMVLLIDPRGKRYLVRVEEREFHTDLGILKLGELTAKDYGESIKTHKGKEFRILRPTVRDYIEKMKRGPQIVHPKDAGLIIAYAGISPGDTVVEAGVGSGALTIFLANAVGPNGRVISYELREDFARIAQRNIEGIGFDDRVTIKLKDIYEGIEEEYADHIVLDLPQPENVLPHAVEVLRPGGYFVAYTPCANQVHRFFQAFQEYREHFYKPRVVEVLVREQEVKKECIRPRTTMLAHTGYITFLRKL
- a CDS encoding sulfide/dihydroorotate dehydrogenase-like FAD/NAD-binding protein — encoded protein: MPYKIIEKKELSMRNILYKVHAPHVAKKVQPGQFVIVRAFKNGERIPLTPVMWDRDEGWIVLVTFIRGRTTMRMANELKPGDEMLNIAGPLGNPAEMEKFGKILAIGAYTGIVEVYPIARAWQELGNDVTTLHVTFEPMVVLKDELEKAVGRHILETVPIDPNLDFPTNMKNVTRRLVEKVREMLEKEEYDTVFMVGPAGDQRAVFNVVKEFGIPMKSDLHPIMVDGTGMCGACRVTVGGEVKFACIDGPEFDAYQVNWDELIARSGYYTDMEQRAMQGYMKALQGGEQ